A single Drosophila miranda strain MSH22 chromosome XR, D.miranda_PacBio2.1, whole genome shotgun sequence DNA region contains:
- the LOC108153217 gene encoding peptidoglycan-recognition protein LD isoform X1 yields MPIFVSSYTLRAISKFYAHQEQSGYDKLAHLANQLNFFILAKLRHVLFALYFAMIALRHGSEATSDGKRSRSLSQGTYGSLGTADDIFIAVDAVSESSESTPLLDKAAAPPPSPPSNHTKDCLNWRSVGLLVMCVSALGLAVYLLWRQTQLPGLGYRLSLIEHDIWSDMDLHCQGSRLLDPFAVVSVYFTHTSSAACSDDCLELLHRLQQKHRLEELPYNFLITGDCQAFEARGWQYESHFAELPQATSLVVAFVGDFSQRPPSDCQLATAQALLLESLKRRRLHPEYNLFVVGNAEAVQQELQLWPRYAGRRRRKGRGVE; encoded by the exons ATGCCCATCTTTGTGAGCTCCTATACTCTGCGTGCGATCAGCAAATTCTATGCCCACCAAGAGCAGAGCGGCTACGACAAGCTGGCCCACTTGGCTAATCAGCTGAACTTTTTTATCTTGGCTAAGCTCCGTCATGTGTTGTTTGCTCTATATTTCGCTATGATAGCATTGCGGCACGGCTCAGAGGCGACCTCCGACGGCAAGAGATCTCGATCCCTCTCCCAGGGCACATATGGAAGCCTCGGCACTGCGGATGACATTTTTATTGCTGTCGATGCGGTCAGCGAAAGCAGTGAGTCTACCCCACTGCTGGACAAAGCCGCAGCACCTCCCCCATCTCCCCCATCGAACCACACAAAAGACTGCCTCAATTGGCGCTCTGTGGGATTGCTAGTTATGTGCGTCTCCGCCCTGGGATTGGCTGTCTATTTGCTCTGGAGACAAA CCCAACTGCCCGGCCTTGGGTATCGCCTGAGTCTGATCGAGCACGATATCTGGAGCGATATGGACCTGCATTGCCAGGGATCACGGCTGTTGGATCCGTTTGCGGTTGTTTCTGTGTACTTTACCCACACGTCCAGCGCTGCTTGCTCCGACGATTGCCTGGAGCTGCTACACAGGCTACAG CAGAAGCATCGCTTGGAGGAGCTGCCCTACAACTTTCTTATAACCGGCGACTGTCAGGCTTTCGAGGCACGCGGCTGGCAGTATGAGAGTCACTTTGCAGAGCTCCCCCAGGCCACTTCCCTGGTGGTGGCCTTTGTAGGGGACTTCAGCCAGAGGCCGCCCAGTGACTGCCAGTTGGCGACCGCACAGGCACTGCTCCTGGAGTCCCTCAAGCGACGGAGACTCCACCCGGAATACAATCTGTTTGTGGTGGGAAATGCGGAGGCTGTGCAGCAGGAGCTGCAGCTCTGGCCGCGCTATGCTGGAAGGAGGAGAAGGAAGGGGAGGGGGGTCGAGTGA
- the LOC108153090 gene encoding DNA N6-methyl adenine demethylase: protein MAMQDIRLRLEPQLSTVTATFTSSSSSSSASASSSSASSSSSNTAETTLIETAQKSPVATEQIFSEAAAGAGTTNSSPQHYFHHHHHHPHQHPQRPQSQSQSHTHSHPHPHHPRRHVEQLQLVHSHHNAQELPEQEHQHQLQLPRSPSSEEDNSPTEMNNCRRLVDKPPLVKRLTMGIGLLRGTEDSRPLVHNTCGSSLNSGSSQTISDGYVNEAICEPDKYVASKFGDSCRQSLTALETATQRLQVELPGNKKYLRETCSANSSPKLFAGNGSLRLDNLSLAEQQELKGAAWFQAGIPREISLEVLSRQSPGAFLVRQSSTKPGCFALSLRVPPPSPRVAHYLILRTQRGYKIKGFTKEFSSLKALITHHSVMPELLPVPLTLPRPAHVRSHAQAQVYGSGSGGGGGDFEMYGSLNDFRNMMADLNV, encoded by the exons ATGGCCATGCAGGATATACGGCTACGCCTGGAACCGCAGCTTAgtacagtcacagccacattcacatcgtcctcgtcctcctcctcagcctcagcctcctcctcctccgcgtcatcgtcgtcatcgaACACGGCTGAGACCACGCTGATTGAGACGGCCCAGAAGTCGCCCGTTGCCACAGAGCAGATCTTCAG tgaggcagctgctggagcAGGGACAACGAATTCATCTCCGCAGCATTACttccatcatcatcatcatcatccgcACCAGCATCCACAGCGtccgcagtcgcagtcgcagtcgcacaCGCActcgcatccgcatccgcaccATCCCAGACGCCACGtggagcagctgcagctggtGCACAGCCACCACAATGCCCAGGAGCTGCCCGAGCAGGAGCACCAGCATCAGCTGCAACTGCCGCGCTCCCCCAGCTCCGAGGAGGATAATTCACCCACAGAAATGAATAATTGCCGTCGTTTGGTTGATAAACCGCCGCTG GTGAAGCGCCTCACCATGGGCATTGGCCTGCTCCGGGGCACCGAGGACAGCCGCCCACTGGTGCACAACACATGCGGCTCCTCGTTGAACTCGGGCTCATCGCAGACCATTTCGGATGGCTATGTGAACGAGGCCATCTGCGAGCCGGACAAGTATGTGGCCAGTAAATTTGGTGACTCGTGTCGCCAATCGCTCACCGCCCTGGAAACGGCCACACAGCGCCTGCAGGTGGAGCTGCCCGGCAACAAGAAGTATTTGCGGGAGACATGCAGCG CTAATTCCAGTCCAAAACTGTTCGCCGGCAATGGATCGCTGCGTCTGGATAACCTTAGCTTGGCCGAGCAGCAGGAGCTTAAGGGGGCCGCCTGGTTCCAGGCGGGCATTCCGCGCGAGATCTCACTGGAGGTGCTCTCCCGTCAGAGTCCCGGCGCCTTCCTGGTGCGTCAGAGCAGCACCAAGCCAGGCTGCTTTGCCTTGTCGCTGCGTGTGCCGCCGCCATCACCGCGTGTGGCCCACTATCTGATCCTCAGGACACAGCGGGGCTACAAAATCAAG GGCTTCACCAAGGAGTTTAGTTCGCTGAAGGCCTTGATCACCCATCACTCGGTGATGCCGGAGCTGCTGCCCGTGCCGCTGACGCTGCCCAGGCCGGCGCACGTGCGCTCCCACGCCCAGGCACAGGTCTACGggagtggcagcggcggcgggggCGGGGACTTTGAAATGTACGGCTCGCTGAATGATTTTCGCAACATGATGGCCGATTTGAATGTGTGA
- the LOC108153217 gene encoding peptidoglycan-recognition protein LD isoform X5, translating into MDLHCQGSRLLDPFAVVSVYFTHTSSAACSDDCLELLHRLQQKHRLEELPYNFLITGDCQAFEARGWQYESHFAELPQATSLVVAFVGDFSQRPPSDCQLATAQALLLESLKRRRLHPEYNLFVVGNAEAVQQELQLWPRYAGRRRRKGRGVE; encoded by the exons ATGGACCTGCATTGCCAGGGATCACGGCTGTTGGATCCGTTTGCGGTTGTTTCTGTGTACTTTACCCACACGTCCAGCGCTGCTTGCTCCGACGATTGCCTGGAGCTGCTACACAGGCTACAG CAGAAGCATCGCTTGGAGGAGCTGCCCTACAACTTTCTTATAACCGGCGACTGTCAGGCTTTCGAGGCACGCGGCTGGCAGTATGAGAGTCACTTTGCAGAGCTCCCCCAGGCCACTTCCCTGGTGGTGGCCTTTGTAGGGGACTTCAGCCAGAGGCCGCCCAGTGACTGCCAGTTGGCGACCGCACAGGCACTGCTCCTGGAGTCCCTCAAGCGACGGAGACTCCACCCGGAATACAATCTGTTTGTGGTGGGAAATGCGGAGGCTGTGCAGCAGGAGCTGCAGCTCTGGCCGCGCTATGCTGGAAGGAGGAGAAGGAAGGGGAGGGGGGTCGAGTGA
- the LOC108153217 gene encoding peptidoglycan-recognition protein LD isoform X4, with protein sequence MDSNQSAVIAAQLPGLGYRLSLIEHDIWSDMDLHCQGSRLLDPFAVVSVYFTHTSSAACSDDCLELLHRLQQKHRLEELPYNFLITGDCQAFEARGWQYESHFAELPQATSLVVAFVGDFSQRPPSDCQLATAQALLLESLKRRRLHPEYNLFVVGNAEAVQQELQLWPRYAGRRRRKGRGVE encoded by the exons ATGGATTCCAACCAGAGTGCAGTGATCGCGG CCCAACTGCCCGGCCTTGGGTATCGCCTGAGTCTGATCGAGCACGATATCTGGAGCGATATGGACCTGCATTGCCAGGGATCACGGCTGTTGGATCCGTTTGCGGTTGTTTCTGTGTACTTTACCCACACGTCCAGCGCTGCTTGCTCCGACGATTGCCTGGAGCTGCTACACAGGCTACAG CAGAAGCATCGCTTGGAGGAGCTGCCCTACAACTTTCTTATAACCGGCGACTGTCAGGCTTTCGAGGCACGCGGCTGGCAGTATGAGAGTCACTTTGCAGAGCTCCCCCAGGCCACTTCCCTGGTGGTGGCCTTTGTAGGGGACTTCAGCCAGAGGCCGCCCAGTGACTGCCAGTTGGCGACCGCACAGGCACTGCTCCTGGAGTCCCTCAAGCGACGGAGACTCCACCCGGAATACAATCTGTTTGTGGTGGGAAATGCGGAGGCTGTGCAGCAGGAGCTGCAGCTCTGGCCGCGCTATGCTGGAAGGAGGAGAAGGAAGGGGAGGGGGGTCGAGTGA
- the LOC108153217 gene encoding peptidoglycan-recognition protein LD isoform X3 yields MDSNQSAVIAALRHGSEATSDGKRSRSLSQGTYGSLGTADDIFIAVDAVSESSESTPLLDKAAAPPPSPPSNHTKDCLNWRSVGLLVMCVSALGLAVYLLWRQTQLPGLGYRLSLIEHDIWSDMDLHCQGSRLLDPFAVVSVYFTHTSSAACSDDCLELLHRLQQKHRLEELPYNFLITGDCQAFEARGWQYESHFAELPQATSLVVAFVGDFSQRPPSDCQLATAQALLLESLKRRRLHPEYNLFVVGNAEAVQQELQLWPRYAGRRRRKGRGVE; encoded by the exons ATGGATTCCAACCAGAGTGCAGTGATCGCGG CATTGCGGCACGGCTCAGAGGCGACCTCCGACGGCAAGAGATCTCGATCCCTCTCCCAGGGCACATATGGAAGCCTCGGCACTGCGGATGACATTTTTATTGCTGTCGATGCGGTCAGCGAAAGCAGTGAGTCTACCCCACTGCTGGACAAAGCCGCAGCACCTCCCCCATCTCCCCCATCGAACCACACAAAAGACTGCCTCAATTGGCGCTCTGTGGGATTGCTAGTTATGTGCGTCTCCGCCCTGGGATTGGCTGTCTATTTGCTCTGGAGACAAA CCCAACTGCCCGGCCTTGGGTATCGCCTGAGTCTGATCGAGCACGATATCTGGAGCGATATGGACCTGCATTGCCAGGGATCACGGCTGTTGGATCCGTTTGCGGTTGTTTCTGTGTACTTTACCCACACGTCCAGCGCTGCTTGCTCCGACGATTGCCTGGAGCTGCTACACAGGCTACAG CAGAAGCATCGCTTGGAGGAGCTGCCCTACAACTTTCTTATAACCGGCGACTGTCAGGCTTTCGAGGCACGCGGCTGGCAGTATGAGAGTCACTTTGCAGAGCTCCCCCAGGCCACTTCCCTGGTGGTGGCCTTTGTAGGGGACTTCAGCCAGAGGCCGCCCAGTGACTGCCAGTTGGCGACCGCACAGGCACTGCTCCTGGAGTCCCTCAAGCGACGGAGACTCCACCCGGAATACAATCTGTTTGTGGTGGGAAATGCGGAGGCTGTGCAGCAGGAGCTGCAGCTCTGGCCGCGCTATGCTGGAAGGAGGAGAAGGAAGGGGAGGGGGGTCGAGTGA
- the LOC108153216 gene encoding alpha-tocopherol transfer protein-like — protein MKETKMVQDQGETNVMGLPESLLKIAKRELREDRCTREQSLEQLRNWVMKNEDLQNVRCDDTFLLRFLRAKKFSVPMAEQTMLKYLNIRRTFPHMSTHLDYLEPRLGDLIDQGYIFAVPQRDKHGRRVVIINAKGLNPKVHTSCDQAKAHFLTYECLMEDQETQITGLSHVGDFSGVSTAHVTNWNPTEFARIFKWGEQSLPMRHKEIHLINVPSTLKWLIDFVKNRVSSKMKNRLIIYGSEKELMKAVDAGCLPLEMGGTMPMREMIELWKQELAAKRDQVLGLDKCILLSDRGIQRRSSFNSEKTGSGPNFVSQIESIEGSFRKLEFD, from the coding sequence ATGAAGGAAACCAAAATGGTGCAGGACCAAGGAGAGACCAATGTGATGGGGCTGCCCGAGTCGCTGCTGAAGATCGCCAAGCGGGAGCTGCGCGAGGACCGTTGCACGCGGGAACAGAGCCTGGAGCAGCTCAGGAATTGGGTGATGAAGAACGAGGATCTGCAGAATGTGCGCTGCGATGACACGTTCCTGCTGCGCTTCCTGCGGGCCAAGAAGTTTAGTGTGCCGATGGCGGAGCAGACAATGCTCAAGTACCTCAATATCAGACGCACCTTCCCGCACATGAGCACCCATCTGGACTACCTGGAGCCACGTCTCGGGGATCTCATCGATCAGGGGTACATATTCGCTGTGCCGCAGCGGGACAAGCACGGCCGGCGGGTGGTGATCATCAATGCCAAAGGACTGAATCCAAAGGTGCACACCAGCTGCGACCAGGCGAAGGCCCACTTCCTGACCTACGAGTGCCTGATGGAGGACCAGGAGACACAGATCACGGGCCTGTCGCATGTGGGCGATTTCTCCGGCGTCTCCACGGCCCATGTGACCAACTGGAATCCCACGGAGTTTGCTCGCATCTTCAAGTGGGGCGAGCAGTCGCTGCCGATGCGTCACAAGGAGATCCACCTGATCAACGTGCCCTCCACGCTCAAGTGGCTCATAGATTTCGTGAAGAATCGCGTCAGCTCCAAGATGAAAAACCGCCTCATCATCTACGGCAGCGAGAAAGAGCTGATGAAGGCAGTGGACGCCGGCTGCCTGCCCCTGGAGATGGGCGGCACAATGCCCATGCGAGAAATGATCGAGCTGTGGAAGCAGGAGCTGGCCGCCAAGCGGGACCAGGTGCTGGGCCTGGACAAGTGCATCCTGCTCTCCGACCGCGGCATCCAGCGGCGCAGCAGCTTCAACTCCGAGAAGACCGGCTCCGGGCCGAACTTCGTGTCACAGATCGAGTCCATCGAGGGCAGCTTTCGGAAGCTGGAGTTCGACTAG
- the LOC108153217 gene encoding peptidoglycan-recognition protein LD isoform X2 gives MPIFVSSYTLRAISKFYAHQEQSGYDKLAHLANQLNFFILAKLRHVLFALYFAMIALRHGSEATSDGKRSRSLSQGTYGSLGTADDIFIAVDAVSESSESTPLLDKAAAPPPSPPSNHTKDCLNWRSVGLLVMCVSALGLAVYLLWRQTQLPGLGYRLSLIEHDIWSDMDLHCQGSRLLDPFAVVSVYFTHTSSAACSDDCLELLHRLQKHRLEELPYNFLITGDCQAFEARGWQYESHFAELPQATSLVVAFVGDFSQRPPSDCQLATAQALLLESLKRRRLHPEYNLFVVGNAEAVQQELQLWPRYAGRRRRKGRGVE, from the exons ATGCCCATCTTTGTGAGCTCCTATACTCTGCGTGCGATCAGCAAATTCTATGCCCACCAAGAGCAGAGCGGCTACGACAAGCTGGCCCACTTGGCTAATCAGCTGAACTTTTTTATCTTGGCTAAGCTCCGTCATGTGTTGTTTGCTCTATATTTCGCTATGATAGCATTGCGGCACGGCTCAGAGGCGACCTCCGACGGCAAGAGATCTCGATCCCTCTCCCAGGGCACATATGGAAGCCTCGGCACTGCGGATGACATTTTTATTGCTGTCGATGCGGTCAGCGAAAGCAGTGAGTCTACCCCACTGCTGGACAAAGCCGCAGCACCTCCCCCATCTCCCCCATCGAACCACACAAAAGACTGCCTCAATTGGCGCTCTGTGGGATTGCTAGTTATGTGCGTCTCCGCCCTGGGATTGGCTGTCTATTTGCTCTGGAGACAAA CCCAACTGCCCGGCCTTGGGTATCGCCTGAGTCTGATCGAGCACGATATCTGGAGCGATATGGACCTGCATTGCCAGGGATCACGGCTGTTGGATCCGTTTGCGGTTGTTTCTGTGTACTTTACCCACACGTCCAGCGCTGCTTGCTCCGACGATTGCCTGGAGCTGCTACACAGGCTACAG AAGCATCGCTTGGAGGAGCTGCCCTACAACTTTCTTATAACCGGCGACTGTCAGGCTTTCGAGGCACGCGGCTGGCAGTATGAGAGTCACTTTGCAGAGCTCCCCCAGGCCACTTCCCTGGTGGTGGCCTTTGTAGGGGACTTCAGCCAGAGGCCGCCCAGTGACTGCCAGTTGGCGACCGCACAGGCACTGCTCCTGGAGTCCCTCAAGCGACGGAGACTCCACCCGGAATACAATCTGTTTGTGGTGGGAAATGCGGAGGCTGTGCAGCAGGAGCTGCAGCTCTGGCCGCGCTATGCTGGAAGGAGGAGAAGGAAGGGGAGGGGGGTCGAGTGA